ATATGAAGTATTTTGTGTGTGACTGCTTGGTAAAGGATGTGTAGAGACAATTGGAGCCCTGGTCTTCATCGGTCCAACAGGTGGAGCCATTTTTGTCAAATAAGATGAAGAACTTGTGggtcttgaaaactcaaaagcATCTTTAAGTGCACTCGATCTGGTATCACCCAATGTTCTAACAGCATATATTCTATTTGGTTCTTCATCTCTTACAGGTGCAGGAAGACCTCCAGAGCTCATCAAAGCTTCATCGGGTGGTGATCTTCGCCTTAAATGATCCAAGGTCCAGGGAGGAGAAGAATTTATCCCTGGCTCCATCTTGGATACATTATTTGTAGTTCTTGGGCAATGTACATCAGATATCATACTAGAACGACTAAGTTCTGGCATACGATATTTGCTATCCTTTGGCTCAAGACGGATTCGTCCACTTTCTCTGGCATCAGGCACGTGTTGTACCCTAGGATTGAGAAGTAGATGAACCATCGATGCGGTTAAATGTTTGCTAGAACTCCTGGAGACTGATATTAACTGTCTATCATCCCTAGAGGCTGGAATGTGATGTCTACTATCTTTCGGTTCCAAATAACGTGGTCTAGTATCATTTGTTTCAGACAGCTTTTCCCATGCAGATACACTATTTGTTGAAGATTGTGCAGGCCTCGAGAGGATGTTGCGAAGATCTTCCCCATCCTCCAGTCTGTTATGACTTTGCTTGCACATATTTTTTCGAATGATTTTGTGCCGGAGATCATCTCTACTTAGACGGATATCTTTTATTTGGTCCAAATAAGAAACAATTAAACAAACCAAATTATATACTAGCAATAACTCTAGCGACAACAAGGAATCTTAACCATTCAAGAGCAAGTCAATCACCATCAGCATCAATCATAGCTCCACCGTCTCCCCTCATTCTGCAAAgcataataacaaaaattatgtGTATCTGCCCACAAACATCTTACAACAATATCTACAGTTTTTAGTGTTCTGTATTCTTGCTAAAAGGGAAATTAGCATTGGCAACAAATGTAAAACAACCGAGAAGTATCACAATTTCCTGTTAGCAACAAAAtgcaaagaaaaaacaaaaacttgtcGAACTAGGGAAGATCAATAGTTGATTTAAGCACTTTATCTACTGATAGATGAGGAGCAAATGTCACACACCTCTTGTTACTGAACTGTGCAGATGAATCTACGGAATTTCCAAGCCTTTCTCTAACGGATCGCTTGTTTCCAGCATGTGGCAGTGCATTGATATAAGCACCATCATATGAACTTCCATCCCTTTTCACTACCTACAAAACATACGCGATAGAAGAATCTGATGATACATAT
The DNA window shown above is from Primulina huaijiensis isolate GDHJ02 chromosome 12, ASM1229523v2, whole genome shotgun sequence and carries:
- the LOC140989962 gene encoding uncharacterized protein; this encodes MSETSRSWVTITLGRTGQVVKRDGSSYDGAYINALPHAGNKRSVRERLGNSVDSSAQFSNKRMRGDGGAMIDADDIRLSRDDLRHKIIRKNMCKQSHNRLEDGEDLRNILSRPAQSSTNSVSAWEKLSETNDTRPRYLEPKDSRHHIPASRDDRQLISVSRSSSKHLTASMVHLLLNPRVQHVPDARESGRIRLEPKDSKYRMPELSRSSMISDVHCPRTTNNVSKMEPGINSSPPWTLDHLRRRSPPDEALMSSGGLPAPVRDEEPNRIYAVRTLGDTRSSALKDAFEFSRPTSSSSYLTKMAPPVGPMKTRAPIVSTHPLPSSHTQNTSYLVDDHPTVDIFLRSLDLEKFAIIFKAEEVDMYSLKRMTDSDLKELGIPMGPRKKIMLALQPRLRRQA